A stretch of Besnoitia besnoiti strain Bb-Ger1 chromosome III, whole genome shotgun sequence DNA encodes these proteins:
- a CDS encoding hypothetical protein (encoded by transcript BESB_044340), with protein MGAAASSPGGDARKRAAEDSRASAAHPLDLFSSSGAVVDVPASSSGVQHVLILGKDFVNHYAVNSPVSQSPPFLPLQAPPQSEARGRGESSAAVIASSPPAPDSAAAAREGDSLLGAGAEGRSTEVALPPALHAVQQKNALLADMRDHLKTALAEQIAALKLGMANCPLTAAAVASASATTTAALRDPGAGAAGADMQPLKPSCAHPQLQVLRCYQRLRAARERDSDALACRNAIADLRACSDERTQLGDHAWA; from the coding sequence atgggcgccgcagcttcttcgccaGGCGGTGACGCCCGGAagcgagctgcagaggacagccgcgcgagtgcggcgcaCCCCCTGGatctcttctcgtcttccggGGCCGTCGTCGACGTgcccgcctcgtcttcgggcGTCCAGCACGTCCTGATTCTCGGCAAGGACTTCGTGAACCACTACGCCGTCAACAGCCCTGTCTCTCAGTCGCCGCCCTTCCTCCCGCTCCAGGCTCCTCCGCAgtctgaggcgcgcgggcgcggagagtcgAGTGCGGCGGTCATCGCCTcgtccccccccgcgccggactcggcggccgcggcgcgcgaaggagacagtctcctcggcgcgggggcggaaGGCCGCTCGACGGAGGTAGCGCTTCCGCCGGCTCTCCACGCCGTCCAGCAGAAGaacgcgctgctcgccgacATGCGCGACCACCTGAAGACTGCCCTCGCAGAGCAGATTGCCGCGCTCAAACTCGGCATGGCGAACTGTCCCCTGACGGCTGCAGCGGTCGCTTCAGCCTCGGCGACCACgaccgcggctctgcgcgaccccggtgcgggcgcggcgggggccgaTATGCAGCCTCTGAAGCCCTCCTGCGCGcatccgcagctgcaggtcCTTCGGTGCTATCAGCGACtcagagccgcgcgagagagagactcggACGCCCTCGCCTGCCGAAACGCGATTGCAGAcctccgcgcatgcagcgacgaACGCACTCAACTCGGCGACCACGCGTGGGCGtag
- a CDS encoding hypothetical protein (encoded by transcript BESB_044350) gives MAMETADSMRARLPRFSLPRPCLLIPESVDAGAPEGSGEQRKGHYRRHGLRETPGEKSRRNAGEEALKTEEKVASTRFLESGRGRTQNKRKTETARGGQPRERLGGKATG, from the coding sequence ATGGCGATGGAAACAGCAGATAGCATGAGAGCTCGACTCCCGCGTTTCTCACTTCCCCGTCCCTGTCTTCTCATCCCCGAGAGCGTGGACGCAGGAGCGCCAGAGGGTAGTGGCGAGCAGCGGAAAGGGCATTATCGGCGCCATGGTTTGCGGGAGACGCCGGGCGAAaaaagcagaagaaacgcgggagaagaagcgctcAAGACCGAAGAGAAAGTCGCCTCGACTCGCTTTCTCGAAAGCGGGCGAGGGAGGACGCAAAacaagagaaaaacagaaactgcgagaggaggacagccgcgagagagactggGCGGGAAGGCGACCGGCTAG
- a CDS encoding hypothetical protein (encoded by transcript BESB_044360) has product MGNPAGASGVPQQAISWNFLAYLLTLLFLIVQQAGLLYYMANYALPLLALGVFDVFVLLSFLSNSSADLAALKGATCWVLYDWSLTIKIVVFYFVIFGNDRVIQGFLFTGPHGGVVEVSLFVVSAGVVYALLGFRAMEQLVGGVSTISTEAMLLTDCITHVVLDFIDLTAAFFTYSACPVAIGQETSWLRLVVGIVVSLAFFLHAYSFPSVGTRSPLLQRQEEGFHRDTGDIFMSRKHAALLGICVVDVPLAAVRLFTWAYYPTYEGFSPFLFKNICFIPLQCNRIRHASLAAHLKAKRQHKLQLHSRLAAQEATTTSATTSAVKQQQQQLQKSVAALELKNGFAPAGCGVSARDLERPSGEKADRGDSGAAPAGLDGIPADAAVLHAAAGRKGRSRGRKDENGRPESCLQRLWWGVVGGSKLLPGQKAGAAGLLDEIDLDDDSNHTDTERTLARLSELCRAASGKTRRLPVRGFKLKRVIQKIFFAYKVGGRHGMAVLLDNALKVTFWKELRIAIPFIATWICEIAIVACLFFFYNESRIFPIQMFSLKSMAESRWAWSQIPVGMKVCFIITCGHFLMLLSCWFLSAPVLDVLFVSFFGSLKLLSFFLMVLTFRDFGVFNSIFELQHYVADIGKYALFIFALFPMIGVLYTLYPVLCVMLGRQYITYIVPPPRAGKFRRGQTVLDAGGPGGEADFAQLETQPRGDEAGVVATVSLMIFLNCCHMLAPISLNQLLIGPNMIKVVRLNDGLLRVHWRQLLMTTALRLWCFTLYLTFPNSITYNKEPGAMDDVLLVKETLNELALVGRAGNAPVDSLALRRAEVREVRQLVDKYFAQCFHTCPGDFLPGFF; this is encoded by the exons ATGGGGAATCCAGCGGGTGCCTCGGGGGTGCCTCAGCAGGCGATTTCTTGGAATTTCTTGGCGTATCTCTTGACGCTTTTGTTTCTGATCGTTCAGCAGGCGGGGCTGCTGTACTACATGGCGAACTACGCGTTGCCTCTGTTGGCGCTGGGCGTGTTTGACGTCTTTGTATTGCTTTCGTTTCTCTCGAACAGCAGTGCAGACTTGGCTGCGCTCAAGGGGGCGACGTGTTGGGTGCTTTACGATTGGTCGTTGACGATTAAGATCGTGGTGTTCTACTTTGTGATCTTTGGCAACGACCGAGTCATCCAGGGATTCCTCTTCACTGGTCCCCACGGCGGCGTCGTGGAGGTCTCACTGTTTGTTGTCTCCGCGGGGGTGGTCTACGCGCTGCTGGGCTTTCGGGCGATGGAGCAGCTCGTCGGTGGCGTCTCCACGATCTCCACGGAGGCGATGCTGCTCACCGACTGCATCACGCACGTGGTGCTGGACTTCATCGATCTCACGGCGGCCTTCTTCACCTACTCGGCCTGCCCAGTCGCGATAGGGCAGGAGACTTCCTGGCTGCGTCTCGTCGTTGGGATtgtcgtctcgctcgccttctttctccaCGCCTACTCCTTTCCCTCAGTCggcacgcgctcgccgctgctgcagagacaggaggAAGGGTTCCATCGAGACACCGGCGACATCTTCATGAGCCGCAAACACGCGGCGCTCCTGGGCATCTGCGTCGTGGAtgtgcctctcgccgccgtcagACTCTTCACCTGGGCCTACTACCCAACCTACGAAG GGTTCTCCCCCTTCCTGTTTAAGAACATCTGCTTCATTCCGCTGCAGTGCAACCGGATTCGTcacgcgtcgctggcggctcatctgaaggcgaagcggcagcACAAGCTCCAACTCcactcgcggctcgccgcgcaggaggcgacgacaACGTCCGCGACGACGTCTGCCGTCAagcagcaacagcagcagctgcagaagtctgtcgccgcgctcgagcTCAAGAACGGCTTCGCGCCTGCAGGTTGCGGCGTGAGCGCGCGGGACCTCGAGCGCCccagcggcgagaaggctgACCGCGGGGActcaggcgcagcgcctgcaggcctcgACGGCATACCTGCCGACGCGGCCGTTCTCCAtgccgccgccggaaggAAAG GTCGCAGTCGAGGCCGAAAAGACGAGAACGGGCGACCGGAGAGCTGCTTGCAGCGCCTGTGGTGGGGCGTTGTTGGAGGCTCAAAACTCCTGCCTGGGCAGaaggctggcgccgccggcctcctcgatGAAATCGACCTCGACGACGACAGCAACCACACAGACACCGAGCGCAC ACTCGCGAGGCTGTCTGAGTTGTGTCGCGCTGCGAGCGGCAAGACGCGCAGACTTCCTGTTCGCGGCTTCAAGTTGAAGCGCGTGATTCAGAAGATTTTTTTCGCCTACAAG GTCGGTGGGCGACACGGGATGGCAGTGCTGCTGGATAACGCGCTGAAGGTCACTTTTTGGAAAGAGTTGCGCATCGCCATTCCCTTCATTGCGACGTGGATATGCGAGATCGCGATCGTCGCCTGCCTGTTCTTCTTCTACAAC GAGTCGCGGATCTTCCCGATTCAGATGTTTTCGCTCAAGTCGATGGCGGAGTCCCGGTGGGCGTGGAGTCAGATTCCGGTCGGCATGAAGGTCTGCTTTATCATCACCTGCGGGCACTTCCTCATGCTGCTGTCTTGTTGgtttctctccgcgccggtgCTGGACGTGCTTTTCGTTTCGTTCTTCGGCTCCCTCAAactcctctccttcttcctcatGGTCCTGACCTTTCGAGACTTCGGCGTGTTCAACAGCATCTTCGAGCTGCAACACTACGTCGCCGACATCGGCAAATACGCTCTCTTCATCTTTGCCCTCTTTCCC ATGATCGGTGTTCTGTACACGCTCTACCCAGTCCTCTGCGTGATGCTTGGTCGGCAGTACATCACTTACAtcgtgccgccgccgcgcgctggaaAATTCCGCCGCGGTCAGACAGTTCTCGATGCAGGGGGTCcgggcggcgaagccgaTTTCGCCC AGTTGGAGACGCAGcccagaggcgacgaagcaggAGTTGTTGCCACCGTGTCGCTGATGATTTTCCTCAACTGCTGTCACATGCTCGCGCCGATTTCGCTGAATCAGCTTCTCATCGGCCCCAATATGATCAAAGTTGTGAG GCTGAACGACGGCCTGCTCAGAGTTCACTGGCGGCAGCTCTTGATGACaacggcgctgcgcctctggtgCTTCACTCTCTACTTGACCTTTCCTAACAGCATCACGTACAACAAAGAGCCTGGCGCCATGGACGATGTGCTGCTCGTAA aggagacgctgaaCGAGCTCGCACTCGTCGGCCGAGCAGGCAACGCGCCAGTCGATAGTTTGGCtttgcggcgcgccgaggttCGCGAGGTTCGCCAGTTGGTTGACAAGTACTTCGCGCAGTGTTTCCACACGTGCCCAGGAGATTTCTTGCCGGGGTTTTTCTGA